In Lycium ferocissimum isolate CSIRO_LF1 chromosome 11, AGI_CSIRO_Lferr_CH_V1, whole genome shotgun sequence, a single genomic region encodes these proteins:
- the LOC132037455 gene encoding two pore calcium channel protein 1B-like isoform X5, producing the protein MALKVYTYGFGNYWKDGQNRFDFVITWVIGNSLRIFRLEVLMNPLCFFSKFIFGGIVNTGNPNLSQTDLARYDYLLFNFNDYPTGMVTVFNLLVMGIWPPVMQSYKELTGNSWTYVYFFSFYLIVVLWLLNL; encoded by the exons ATGGCACTAAAAGTGTACACTTATGGTTTTGGGAACTATTGGAAGGATGGTCAAAATCGATTTGATTTTGTCATCACTTGGGTCATTG GAAATAGCTTAAGAATTTTTCGTCTTGAAGTATTGATGAACCCACTATGTTTCTTTTCTAAGTTC ATCTTTGGGGGGATTGTCAACACTGGAAACCCCAACTTAAGCCAAACTGATCTTGCTCGTTATGA CTATTTGCTTTTTAACTTCAATGACTACCCGACTGGCATGGTGACAGTTTTCAACTTATTGGTGATGGGAATCTGGCCACCAGTGATGCAG AGCTACAAGGAACTGACAGGGAACTCCTGGACTTATGTCTACTTTTTCAGCTTCTATCTTATTGTCGTTTTGTGGCTATTAAATTTG TAG
- the LOC132037455 gene encoding two pore calcium channel protein 1B-like isoform X3, with the protein MALKVYTYGFGNYWKDGQNRFDFVITWVIGNSLRIFRLEVLMNPLCFFSKFIFGGIVNTGNPNLSQTDLARYDYLLFNFNDYPTGMVTVFNLLVMGIWPPVMQSYKELTGNSWTYVYFFSFYLIVVLWLLNLIIVFVLEAFRVENEDEDKCYLIGDRN; encoded by the exons ATGGCACTAAAAGTGTACACTTATGGTTTTGGGAACTATTGGAAGGATGGTCAAAATCGATTTGATTTTGTCATCACTTGGGTCATTG GAAATAGCTTAAGAATTTTTCGTCTTGAAGTATTGATGAACCCACTATGTTTCTTTTCTAAGTTC ATCTTTGGGGGGATTGTCAACACTGGAAACCCCAACTTAAGCCAAACTGATCTTGCTCGTTATGA CTATTTGCTTTTTAACTTCAATGACTACCCGACTGGCATGGTGACAGTTTTCAACTTATTGGTGATGGGAATCTGGCCACCAGTGATGCAG AGCTACAAGGAACTGACAGGGAACTCCTGGACTTATGTCTACTTTTTCAGCTTCTATCTTATTGTCGTTTTGTGGCTATTAAATTTG ATTATAGTATTTGTCTTGGAAGCTTTTCGAGTAGAAAATGAAGATGAGGACAAG TGCTACTTAATCGGAGACAGAAATTAG
- the LOC132037455 gene encoding two pore calcium channel protein 1B-like isoform X2, which yields MALKVYTYGFGNYWKDGQNRFDFVITWVIGNSLRIFRLEVLMNPLCFFSKFIFGGIVNTGNPNLSQTDLARYDYLLFNFNDYPTGMVTVFNLLVMGIWPPVMQSYKELTGNSWTYVYFFSFYLIVVLWLLNLIIVFVLEAFRVENEDEDKEERREPQHTVGAT from the exons ATGGCACTAAAAGTGTACACTTATGGTTTTGGGAACTATTGGAAGGATGGTCAAAATCGATTTGATTTTGTCATCACTTGGGTCATTG GAAATAGCTTAAGAATTTTTCGTCTTGAAGTATTGATGAACCCACTATGTTTCTTTTCTAAGTTC ATCTTTGGGGGGATTGTCAACACTGGAAACCCCAACTTAAGCCAAACTGATCTTGCTCGTTATGA CTATTTGCTTTTTAACTTCAATGACTACCCGACTGGCATGGTGACAGTTTTCAACTTATTGGTGATGGGAATCTGGCCACCAGTGATGCAG AGCTACAAGGAACTGACAGGGAACTCCTGGACTTATGTCTACTTTTTCAGCTTCTATCTTATTGTCGTTTTGTGGCTATTAAATTTG ATTATAGTATTTGTCTTGGAAGCTTTTCGAGTAGAAAATGAAGATGAGGACAAG gaagaaagaagagagcCGCAACATACTGTTGG TGCTACTTAA
- the LOC132037455 gene encoding two pore calcium channel protein 1B-like isoform X1 yields the protein MALKVYTYGFGNYWKDGQNRFDFVITWVIGNSLRIFRLEVLMNPLCFFSKFIFGGIVNTGNPNLSQTDLARYDYLLFNFNDYPTGMVTVFNLLVMGIWPPVMQSYKELTGNSWTYVYFFSFYLIVVLWLLNLVSIHVYPLQIWFLDLHWSSIDMDKSQIMLKSTSQYS from the exons ATGGCACTAAAAGTGTACACTTATGGTTTTGGGAACTATTGGAAGGATGGTCAAAATCGATTTGATTTTGTCATCACTTGGGTCATTG GAAATAGCTTAAGAATTTTTCGTCTTGAAGTATTGATGAACCCACTATGTTTCTTTTCTAAGTTC ATCTTTGGGGGGATTGTCAACACTGGAAACCCCAACTTAAGCCAAACTGATCTTGCTCGTTATGA CTATTTGCTTTTTAACTTCAATGACTACCCGACTGGCATGGTGACAGTTTTCAACTTATTGGTGATGGGAATCTGGCCACCAGTGATGCAG AGCTACAAGGAACTGACAGGGAACTCCTGGACTTATGTCTACTTTTTCAGCTTCTATCTTATTGTCGTTTTGTGGCTATTAAATTTGGTAAGTATCCATGTGTACCCTTTGCAAATATGGTTTCTAGACCTCCATTGGAGCTCCATAGACATGGACAAAAGCCAGATAATGTTAAAGTCAACCTCTCAATATAGTTAA
- the LOC132037453 gene encoding uncharacterized protein LOC132037453 — protein MAFASQKGKGLMRPTKSVGIDFDDKLLWNHVKVVSVAAAAGGNRVWMCNYCNKRFTGSYNRVKSHLLKIPNHGVQICSAIGGEILRVLKTEHEQVERKKPSIQVYARKKADYVSLPEGNDLLQPKKRKGPEGGAIEKSFGLFERNTADKLAARMFFASGLSFNFARSPYFTKYSLFLAENHIPGYIPPAYDRLRTSLLAQEKTNIARKLQPIRDTWRKKGLSICSDGWSDIKRRPLINIMASSSRAQYF, from the coding sequence atgGCATTTGCAAGTCAAAAGGGAAAGGGTCTTATGAGACCAACAAAAAGTGTAGGgattgattttgatgataaACTATTGTGGAATCATGTCAAAGTTGTTTCGGTTGCTGCTGCTGCTGGTGGAAACAGAGTATGGATGTGTAACTATTGCAATAAAAGATTCACGGGATCATATAACAGAGTAAAATCACATCTCTTAAAAATACCAAACCATGGAGTTCAAATATGTTCAGCTATCGGTGGTGAAATATTAAGGGTTTTGAAGACAGAGCATGAACAAGTGGAAAGAAAAAAACCATCCATTCAAGTTTATGCAAGAAAGAAAGCTGATTATGTATCTCTTCCGGAGGGGAATGATTTGCTACAaccgaaaaaaagaaaaggtccAGAAGGTGGAGCTATAGAGAAATCCTTTGGCCTCTTTGAAAGAAATACCGCCGATAAATTAGCAGCCCGAATGTTTTTCGCATCAGGTCTATCGTTTAATTTTGCAAGATCTCcttatttcacaaaatattcacTGTTTCTAGCTGAAAATCATATTCCTGGTTATATTCCCCCGGCATATGATAGGTTGAGGACATCTCTTTTGGCTCAGGAAAAGACTAACATTGCTAGAAAGTTGCAACCAATTAGAGATACatggagaaagaaagggttGTCGATTTGTTCGGATGGATGGTCCGACATTAAGAGACGACCTTTGATAAATATAATGGCATCATCTAGTCGGGCccaatatttttaa
- the LOC132037455 gene encoding two pore calcium channel protein 1B-like isoform X4, with translation MALKVYTYGFGNYWKDGQNRFDFVITWVIGNSLRIFRLEVLMNPLCFFSKFIFGGIVNTGNPNLSQTDLARYDYLLFNFNDYPTGMVTVFNLLVMGIWPPVMQSYKELTGNSWTYVYFFSFYLIVVLWLLNL, from the exons ATGGCACTAAAAGTGTACACTTATGGTTTTGGGAACTATTGGAAGGATGGTCAAAATCGATTTGATTTTGTCATCACTTGGGTCATTG GAAATAGCTTAAGAATTTTTCGTCTTGAAGTATTGATGAACCCACTATGTTTCTTTTCTAAGTTC ATCTTTGGGGGGATTGTCAACACTGGAAACCCCAACTTAAGCCAAACTGATCTTGCTCGTTATGA CTATTTGCTTTTTAACTTCAATGACTACCCGACTGGCATGGTGACAGTTTTCAACTTATTGGTGATGGGAATCTGGCCACCAGTGATGCAG AGCTACAAGGAACTGACAGGGAACTCCTGGACTTATGTCTACTTTTTCAGCTTCTATCTTATTGTCGTTTTGTGGCTATTAAATTTG TGA